The following coding sequences lie in one Ctenopharyngodon idella isolate HZGC_01 chromosome 11, HZGC01, whole genome shotgun sequence genomic window:
- the itih3a.1 gene encoding LOW QUALITY PROTEIN: inter-alpha-trypsin inhibitor heavy chain H3a (The sequence of the model RefSeq protein was modified relative to this genomic sequence to represent the inferred CDS: deleted 1 base in 1 codon) encodes MYAGWIFCVLVSVCFTSGSFETLVITKGTAQWDSETSMTRLLKKRSVSSTEIEIQSVKVDCKVTSRFAHTVMTTKALNKANISKEVSFEVELPKKSFITNFSMEIDGKTYTGVVKEKEKAKEQYQKAVSSGQTAGLVKASGRKMEKFSVSVNVAADSSVIFILTHEELLQRQFGKYELMIRVKPKQLVQHFEIVANIYEPQGIAFVDAYGTFITNELLPLVEKTVTDKKAHVSFSPTLDQQRKCSECDGTLIDGDFFIKYDVNRPHDIGDIQIVNGYFVHFFAPASLPRVPKMVVFVIDNSYSMVGNKMKQTKEALVTILGELPEEDYFAIIVFQSTFVVWRPHLSKATKENVHSAQEYVKTIEVLGGTELHNAVIHGVEMVYEEQRKGTTPNNMVLMIILLTDGEPNQWPRTLPEIQESIRNAINGNITLFSLAFGNDANYGFLDTLSKQNNGMVRRIYEDSDAPLQLQGFYEEVSSPLLSEVNFHYPDNAVNSLTRSHFKQLFNGSEIMVAGRLNDLNDINDFAFEVSAQGFENNLELKGQAKAQKWDTIFPDEEYIFGDFTERLWAYLTIQELLDKKDKGTPEEKGNATADALSLSLKYNFVTPLTSMVVTKPDDETNDNTFTADKLTEEERGKAQKYGYSAIPVSHTPKSYAPTYYVDGDPHFIIELPNQNDALCFNIDDKPGTIFNLVRDPLTGIVVNGQTIGDKKVIPGEKVNTYFGSFGIVHEKFGIRLMVSTKEISVSDEGKQAKFFWTDTATVKGPNMDLHVIKDRSLTVTLRNSVKFLIILHKVWQKHPYHQDYLGFYTLDSHLFSSNVHGLLGQFYHGLEFEVSEPFPGKDPNKPDAMMFVKGRELVVTRGWQRDFRQDVKKGEQVPCWFIHNNGAGLLDGVHSDYIVSGLFKTI; translated from the exons ATGTATGCAGGGTGGATATTTTGTGTGTTAGTGAGCGTATGTTTTACTTCAGGGTCTTTTGAGACCCTGGTCATCACAAAGGGCACTGCGCAATGG GACAGCGAAACCAGCATGACCAGGCTCTTAAAG AAACGAAGTGTGAGCAGTACTGAG ATAGAGATACAGAGCGTGAAGGTGGACTGTAAGGTAACATCACGTTTCGCCCACACTGTCATGACCACGAAAGCTCTCAACAAGGCCAACATCTCAAAGGAAGTGTCTTTTGAGGTGGAGTTACCAAAGAAGTCCTTCATCACCAACTTCAGCAT GGAGATTGATGGCAAGACATATACAGGTGTGGTGAAGGAAAAAGAGAAGGCCAAGGAGCAGTATCAGAAGGCAGTGTCATCTGGCCAGACTGCTGGTTTAGTCAA GGCTTCAGGTAGAAAAATGGAGAAGTTTTCTGTTTCGGTGAACGTCGCAGCAGACAGCAGTGTCATATTTATTCTCACCCATGAGGAACTTCTTCAGCGACAGTTTGGCAAATATGAGCTCATGATCAGAGTCAAACCCAAACAGCTGGTCCAGCACTTTGAG ATTGTGGCAAATATCTATGAGCCTCAGGGAATTGCATTTGTGGACGCCTATGGTACATTCATCACCAATGAGCTGCTCCCTCTAGTGGAGAAAACTGTAACTGATAAGAAG GCCCATGTGTCCTTCTCTCCAACACTGGATCAACAGAGGAAATGCTCCGAGTGTGACGGTACACTCATTGATGGAGATTTCTTCATTAAGTATGATGTCAACCGTCCTCATGACATTGGTGACATTCAG ATTGTGAATGGAtactttgtgcatttttttgcaCCAGCCAGTCTTCCACGAGTACCAAAGATGGTTGTTTTTGTGATAGACAACAGCTACTCTATGGtgggaaataaaatgaaacag ACCAAAGAGGCCCTAGTGACCATTCTGGGTGAACTCCCAGAGGAAGACTACTTTGCGATCATCGTC TTTCAAAGCACCTTTGTTGTATGGCGGCCACATTTAAGTAAAGCAACAAAGGAAAATGTGCATTCAGCCCAGGAGTACGTCAAAACAATTGAAGTTCTTGGTG GTACAGAATTGCATAATGCTGTCATTCATGGTGTGGAGATGGTGTATGAAGAACAGCGTAAAGGGACAACCCCAAACAATATGGTACTGATGATCATTTTGCTGACTGATGGGGAACCAAACCAGT GGCCAAGAACTCTTCCTGAGATCCAAGAGAGCATTCGTAATGCAATTAATGGTAATATCACCCTGTTCAGTTTGGCCTTCGGTAACGATGCAAACTATGGATTTTTGGATACTTTGAGCAAGCAGAACAACGGCATGGTTCGCAGGATTTACGAGGACTCAGATGCTCCGCTTCAGCTACAG GGATTTTATGAAGAAGTGTCAAGTCCTCTACTTTCAGAGGTGAATTTTCACTATCCGGACAACGCTGTCAACTCATTGACAAGAAGCCATTTTAAACAGCTATTCAATGGCTCAGAGATCATGGTCGCTGGCCGACTTAACGACTTAAATGACATAAACGACTTTGCATTTGAAGTGTCCGCAcaaggg TTTGAAAATAATTTAGAGTTGAAAGGTCAGGCAAAGGCTCAGAAGTGGGATACCATATTTCCTGATGAAGAGTATATCTTTGGGGACTTCACTGAGCGTCTCTGGGCGTATCTGACCATCCAGGAGCTTCTGGATAAGAA AGACAAAGGTACACCAGAGGAGAAAGGAAATGCCACTGCTGATGCTTTGAGCCTTTCATTAAAGTACAACTTTGTTACACCGCTTACCTCCATGGTCGTCACCAAACCTGATGATGAGACCAACGACAACACATTCACTGCAGACAAGCTGACTGAAG AGGAACGAGGAAAAGCTCAAAAATATG GTTACTCGGCTATACCAGTCAGCCACACCCCTAAGAGCTATGCACCTACATATTACG TTGATGGAGATCCACACTTCATCATTGAGCTGCCAAACCAGAATGATGCTCTGTGCTTCAATATTGATGACAAACCTGGAACCATCTTCAACCTGGTTAGAGACCCACTTACAG GTATTGTGGTCAATGGCCAAACCATTGGCGATAAGAAGGTCATCCCTGGAGAAAAAGTAAACACCTATTTTGGGAGCTTTGGAATCGTTCATGAGAAGTTTGGTATCAGATTGATGGTGAGCACAAAAGAGATCTCAGTATCTGATGAGGGAAAACAAGCAAAATTCTTCTGGACTGATACTGCCACGGTTAAAGGGCCCAA CATGGATCTGCACGTGATCAAAGATCGCAGTTTAACAGTGACTTTGAGGAACTCAGTCAAGTTTCTTATTATCCTGCACAAAGTCTGGCAGAAGCATCCGTATCATCAAGACTACCTCGGGTTCTACACTCTGGACAGTCACCTCTTTTCAAGCAATGTCCACGGCCTGCTTG GTCAGTTCTACCATGGATTGGAGTTTGAAGTGAGTGAGCCGTTTCCAGGAAAGGATCCAAACAAACCAGATGCCATGATGTTTGTAAAGGGACGAGAGCTTGTAGTTACCAG GGGTTGGCAGAGAGATTTCAGACAAGATGTGAAGAAAGGAGAACAAGTGCCCTGTTGGTTCATTCACAATAACGGCGCCGGACTGCTTGATGGCGTTCACTCAGACTATATCGTCTCTGGTCTCTTCAAGACAATCTAA
- the itih3a.2 gene encoding inter-alpha-trypsin inhibitor heavy chain H3, which translates to MSAMKVTLWMCLCICVILTAKAQGSMTFSDQNNTSAKPSLSQIEVQSMRVDCKVASRFAHTVVTTKALNIDNASQEVFFEVDLPKTAFITNFSIEIEGRIYVSEVKEKERARQQYESAVSSGQTAGLVKASGRHMEKFSVSVNIIPQSQVTFTLTYEELLQRHLGSYEIMIGVRPKQLVQNFEIVVDIYEPNGIAFVDVNGTFTNELLPLVKKTVADKKAHVYFSPTLDQQKKCSDCEGTLIDGDLFIKYDVIHPQDIGEIQIVNGYFVHFFAPDNLPQMPKNVVFVIDRSGSMEGEKMKQTREALMTILSELHEEDYFGLVTFDDVIESWRPSLSKAVPENVTAAKDFVQTIKARHMTDINRGILYAVDMLTSEKSDYFPDMSMIILLTDGQPSSGQQDPSIIQENVRNAINGSISLFCLGFGYDVDYSLLDKLAKQNDGLARRVYEDLDADLQLQGFYKEVASPLLFEVNLNYPGNAVTDLTQSYFRQFFKGSEIVVAGRLQELENYTFQTEVSAHGLEDQFVVKSLAITEEWDSVFPEQEYIFGDFTERLWAYLTIQQLLDKIETCSPEDKENATAEALDLSLRYNFVTPLTSMVVTKPQIEDEEMLVADKLTEEQREDTTEPAAGASYYTLNGQLQTSHFFKTSYLVDGDPHFIIELPDQNDALCFNIDDKPGTIFNLVSDPLTGIVVNGQIIGDKKVIPGSKLHTYFGHFGIVHERFGIRLMVSTKEISLSEEGKQAKLSWTNNRTINGLNVDLHVIKDRSLTVTLRNSVKFLIILHKIWQKHPYHQDYLGFYTLDSHHLSHNVHGLLGQFYQGINFEVSDLFPGKDPDKQDAIMFVKGNKLTVTRGWKRDFRNDVKNGDNVPCWFIHNNGTGLIDGVHTDYIVSGLFKTI; encoded by the exons tctctctctcagATAGAAGTGCAAAGTATGCGAGTGGACTGCAAGGTCGCGTCTCGTTTTGCTCACACAGTCGTGACCACCAAAGCCCTGAACATAGATAATGCATCACAGGAAGTGTTCTTTGAGGTGGACTTACCCAAAACAGCCTTCATCACCAACTTTAGCAT agaGATTGAGGGCAGGATATATGTGAGCGAAGTGAAGGAAAAGGAGCGGGCCAGGCAGCAGTATGAGAGCGCTGTGTCATCCGGCCAGACTGCTGGTCTGGTTAA GGCTTCGGGGAGGCACATGGAAAAGTTCTCAGTGTCCGTGAATATCATACCCCAAAGCCAAGTCACATTCACTCTTACTTACGAAGAGCTGCTACAGCGGCATCTTGGCAGTTACGAGATCATGATAGGTGTTCGACCTAAACAGCTGGTTCAGAATTTTGAG ATTGTGGTAGATATCTATGAACCTAATGGAATTGCATTTGTGGACGTCAATGGTACATTCACCAATGAGTTGCTTCCTCTAGTGAAGAAAACTGTTGCTGATAAAAAG GCACATGTGTACTTCTCTCCTACATTGGATCAGCAGAAAAAATGCTCAGACTGTGAAGGGACATTGATTGATGGAGATTTATTCATCAAGTATGATGTAATCCACCCACAGGATATAGGTGAAATTCAG ATAGTAAACGGCTACTTTGTACACTTTTTTGCTCCAGATAATTTACCACAAATGCCTAAGAACGTGGTGTTTGTGATAGACCGAAGTGGCTCCATGGAGGGAGAGAAGATGAAACAG ACTCGAGAAGCTCTGATGACCATATTAAGTGAACTGCATGAAGAGGATTACTTTGGGCTGGTCACATTTGATGACGTTATAGAGTCTTGGAGACCATCTCTTAGCAAAGCTGTACCAGAGAATGTGACAGCAGCAAAAGATTTTGTCCAGACTATTAAAGCAAGACACA TGACTGATATAAACAGGGGCATTTTGTATGCCGTGGACATGCTTACCTCAGAAAAAAGTGACTACTTCCCAGACATGTCTATGATCATCCTACTGACAGATGGCCAACCCAGTTCTG GGCAGCAAGATCCATCCATAATCCAAGAAAATGTCCGTAACGCTATTAATGGAAGCATAAGTCTCTTTTGTTTGGGCTTTGGCTATGATGTGGACTACAGTCTCCTTGATAAGTTGGCCAAGCAGAATGATGGACTCGCTCGAAGAGTCTATGAGGACTTGGATGCTGACCTTCAACTACAG GGTTTTTATAAAGAGGTGGCTAGCCCACTTCTCTTTGAGGTAAATCTCAATTATCCTGGCAACGCTGTAACTGACTTGACACAAAGTTACTTTAGGCAATTCTTCAAGGGCTCTGAGATAGTGGTAGCCGGACGCCTACAAGAACTTGAAAATTACACCTTTCAGACTGAAGTATCTGCACATGGG TTGGAAGACCAGTTTGTGGTCAAGAGTCTAGCAATCACTGAAGAGTGGGACAGTGTGTTCCCTGAGCAGGAGTACATCTTTGGCGATTTCACAGAGCGACTGTGGGCATATCTGACCATCCAGCAGCTCTTGGATAAAAT AGAGACATGCTCACCAGAGGACAAGGAGAATGCCACAGCTGAAGCTCTAGACCTTTCTCTAAGGTATAACTTTGTCACACCGCTTACATCCATGGTGGTCACCAAACCACAGATCGAAGACGAAGAAATGCTTGTTGCTGACAAGCTGACTGAAG AGCAGCGAGAGGACACAACAGAACCTG CTGCAGGTGCTTCTTACTACACTCTAAACGGCCAACTTCAaacttcacatttttttaaaacttcataTTTAG TTGATGGAGATCCACACTTCATTATTGAGCTGCCTGATCAGAATGATGCTCTGTGCTTCAACATTGATGACAAACCTGGAACCATCTTCAACTTGGTTAGCGACCCACTTACAG gCATTGTAGTGAATGGCCAGATCATTGGAGATAAGAAGGTCATCCCTGGGAGCAAGTTGCACACTTATTTTGGGCACTTTGGAATTGTTCATGAGAGGTTTGGCATCAGATTGATGGTGAGCACAAAGGAGATCTCACTGTCTGAAGAGGGAAAACAGGCAAAATTGTCCTGGACTAACAACAGGACTATAAATGGACTGAA CGTGGATCTGCACGTGATCAAAGATCGCAGTTTAACAGTGACCCTAAGGAACTCAGTCAAGTTTCTTATTATCCTGCACAAAATATGGCAGAAGCACCCGTATCATCAAGACTACCTCGGGTTCTACACCTTGGACAGTCATCATCTTTCACACAATGTCCACGGCCTGCTTG GTCAGTTCTACCAGGGCATTAACTTTGAGGTTAGTGACTTGTTTCCAGGAAAAGACCCTGATAAACAAGATGCCATCATGTTTGTGAAAGGAAACAAGCTCACGGTTACCAG GGGCTGGAAGAGAGATTTCAGAAATGATGTTAAGAACGGAGACAATGTGCCTTGCTGGTTCATTCACAATAATGGCACCGGACTCATCGATGGAGTTCACACAGATTACATTGTCTCTGGTCTCTTCAAGACAATCTAG